ATTTATGACATGAACGAAGTTGGATTTTCAGGTTTATTACCTGATTTAGTTCCGTTTTAATATGCCTTCTTTATTCGATCAAAATCCTACAAACCATAATATATTGCCCTACCAAGGCGAAGCAATATATTATGGTTTTGCTTTTTCTGATGCCGAAGCAACTGCTTATTTTAATTTATTATTTAATCAAATTGAGTGGCAAAACGATCAGGCCCTTATTTTTGGCAAGTTAGTAACCACAAAACGTAAAGTTGCTTGGTACGGTACGCAAGCTTTTTCGTACACGTATTCAAACATTCAAAAAACAGCACTTCCATTTACAGCAGATCTTTTAGCTATAAAAGCCAAAGTAGAGCAAATTTCTGGGGCAACTTACAATTCTTGTCTTTTAAACTTATATCATGATGGAAGCGAAGGAATGGCTTGGCATAGCGATGCCGAAAAACAATTGCAAAAAAATGGCGCTATTGCATCAGTAAGTTTTGGAGCAACTCGTACTTTTTGTTTTAAACATAAAACAACTAAAGAAAAAATAGATGTTATTTTACCGTCTGGTAGCTTATTAGTTATGCAAGGCGAAACACAAACGCATTGGTTGCATCGTTTACCACCAACCAAAAAGGTTATTGCGCCACGCATTAATTTAACTTTTAGAACCATTGTAGAAACACAAAAAAATGATAATATTTTATAAAAACAAGAGTTATCCAAATTGAGTTTTATATTTTTGAATGACAAAAAAGACATAAAATGTTACAACTAACAAATACCTTAACAAACAATCAAAACATTGTTTATTTAGTTCAGCCCAATGCTGCCATAGAAAATAACGTGCCAACGCATATTCAATCTGCATTTAAAAGCTTTGTTGCTAGTGATTTAAATGAAGATTATGTGAAAATAGGAACCGATTTTTTCTTTTTTGTAAAAGAAAATTCAGATTTAGAAAAATTACGCGTTGCCGGATTTAATGTACGTCAAAAACTAGATAAAAATATTGCATCTATTACCTTAGTTGGTAACGGAGAACAAGCTTTGGCTTTGGCCGAAGGAATTGCCTTGTCAAATTATCAGTTTCTAAAATACTTTTCAGATGCCGATGAAAAGGAATATATGTTAGAAACCATTTATATGTTAGGCAATGTAACTGCAGAACAAATTAACGAAATGAACCAAATTATTAAGGCCGTTTTTTGGGGCCGTGATATGGTAAACGAACCTTCGTCGTATTTATCTGCTGTACAATTAGCAAAAGAAATTCAAGAAATTGGAGCCGAAGCACATTTAAATGTTGAGGTACTTAACAAAAAAGCCATTCAAGAACTTAAAATGGGCGGATTGCTTGCTGTTAACTTAGGTTCTATTGAGCCACCAACGTTTACTATTGTAGAATATAAGCCAGAAAAACCGATTAACAAAAAACCAATTGTTTTAGTTGGAAAAGGCGTGGTTTACGATACCGGAGGTTTATCTTTAAAACCAACTGCCGGATCTATGGATTTAATGAAATCGGATATGGGTGGAGCAGCTTGTATGGCAGGTACTATTTATGCTGCAGCTTTAAATAAATTAAACGTACATATTATTACTTTAATTCCTGCAACCGATAACCGACCAGGGCAAAATGCTTATGCGCCTGGCGATGTAATTAAAATGTATGATGGCACAACCGTTGAAGTTTTAAATACGGATGCAGAAGGCCGAATGATTTTAGCCGATGCAATTGCTTACGCCAACCAATTTGAACCGGAATTAATTATTAATGCTGCAACTTTAACCGGAGCTGCATTAGTTGCAGCTGGTACACGCGCAAGTTGTTTAATGAGTAATGCAGATGCTAACCTTACTAAACAAGTACTTGATGCAGGCCAATATGTACACGAACGCATGATTGAATTACCACTGTGGGACGATTATAAAGAACAAATAAAATCGTCAATAGCCGATTTAAAAAATATTGGTGGTCGTGATGCGGGTACAATTACTGCAGGTAAGTTTTTAGAGCATTTTGCAAAACAACCTTTTATGCATATTGATATTGCTGGACCAGCTTTTACCGAACGTTTAGAAAATTATAAAGGAAACGGTGGTACCGGTACAGGAATACGCACATTATATCACTTTTTAAAAAATTTAAAATAGTATTACATGTAAAAGGCTGAGTTTAACTCAGCCTTTTTTTGTTAACAGCAAGTTGTTGTTTTAACGTTTTATTTGATTTTTATTTAGATAAATGCAGTTTACTATTAAAAAATGATTAGAAAACGCCGAACTTAATCTATATTAATTAATTTTTGGTTGTTCTGTTTTATCTTTGTACTACAAATCAATAAAAAATAATATTCGATATGAAAAAAGTATTTCTTGTAATGGCTTTAGCCGTAAGTTCATTAGTTGCAACTGCACAAAACTTTACAAATGATAAAGCGCACTCTAAATTAGGTTTTTCTGTTTCTCACTTAACAATATCTGACGTAGAAGGACAATTTAATGATTTTACTGTTCATTTATCATCTTTTGAAAATCAAAACGTTTTAGGATCAAAATTCCATGTTGTTGCTGAAATTAATTCTATCAACACAGGAATCGAAGCTAGAGATAATCACTTAAAATCGGCAGATTTTTTTGATGCTGCAAAAAATCCAAGATTAGAGTTTCAATCTAAATCAATCAAGAAAGTAAAAGGAAATAACTATAAATTAGTAGGTGATTTAACTTTACACGGGGTAACAAAATCGGTTACTTTAGATTTAATTTATAACGGTAGCGTAGATAACCAAGGTGTGATAACTTACGGATTTACAGTTAAAGGTAAATTAAACAGAAATGATTTTGGTGTAGGTGCAGGTTTCCCAACGGCTGTAGTTGGAGATGAGGTTACTCTTGTTTCTAACTTAGAATTTGCAACTCCAAAAGCAAAATAATTTACAAAAAGTAAAATAAAAAAAGCGAAGTTTTAAACTTCGCTTTTTTATTTATTTCTAGGATTTCTTCGTTCATTACGTAATGGTCTTTCTGCCATTGGTTTTCTATCTAATTCTCGATCGGATTGGTTTGAAGATGAAGTTGCGTTTCTGCGTTCATTTCTTGGCGCTCTTGCTTGTTTTTCACTTTGTTTTTCTCTCGGAAAATTACGTTTTGCTGGTGCAACTTGTGGTCCTTCTTCTGCTGGTATATGTTTATCAGAACTCGAAATAATCTGATTTAATTCTTTCATTTCAGCTGCAGTTAACTTTCTGTGTTCGCCCACTGCAATATCTAAACTAATGTTTAAAACACGAATGCGTTTTAAATGCATCACTTCATAATCAAAATATTCACACATACGTCTAATCTGACGGTTTAGCCCTTGGGTTAAAAATATTCTGAAAATGTTTTTGCTAATCTGTTCTACTCGGCATTTTTTGGTAACGGTATCTAAAATAGGTACACCATTACGCATGCCTTCAATAAAACGTTCGGTTATGGGTTTGTTTACGGTTACTAAATATTCTTTTTCGTGGTTGTTACTACCGCGTAAAATTTTATTAACAATATCCCCATCGTTAGTCATTAAAATTAAACCTTCAGAATCTTTATCTAATCGGCCAATAGGAAAAATGCGTTCGTGATAATTAATATAATCAACAATGTTATTTTTTACTGCAGTATTGGTAGTACATTCAATACCAATTGGTTTGTAAAAAGCAAGGTAAGTAAAGGCATCTTGTTTGGCTTTAATTAATTGTCCGTTAACACGTATTTCATCGTCATCGCTAACGCGCGTGCCCATTTCTGGAACAATGTCGTTAACGGTTACACGTCCTTCTTCAATTAATCGGTCTGCCTCACGGCGTGAGCAAAAACCACTTTCTGATAAAAATTTATTGAGCCTTTTTTTCTGATCTTCCATGGTGCAAAGATACATTTTTTTCTAGTTCATCTTCTTCCCAAATAAATTTCTCTATTACTTTAAAAATGCCGTCATCTTGCAAGGCGTGACCTTTACCAACGGTTTGATAAAGCTTTGAATTTTTCCAAACTTCGGTAATTTTTAAGGCGTTACCAAATGGAACAATTTCATCGTTTAAATCATGAATTACCAATCCTTTCGCCGCGTAATTCTGAATAAAATTAATTTCTTGCGCTGTGTTTTCTTCAAAATTAAATCTGTTTTCTATATAGCGTAAAAAGTTGTGATACGCCTTATCATTCATTCCGATTAAGCGTTTGTAATAGGCAGAAATAGAAGTAAATTGGCTTGGCGCACCCATTACAATTATTTTTTTTACGCAAGCTGATGCATAAATGCTTTGGTGGTACATGGTTACAGCTCCACCCATAGAATGGCCAATAATTACCTCTGGCTGATATTTTTGAATAACTTGTTCTAAAAATTTGGTGTATTCTATTACATTTAATTCATCGCCGCTCGATAAACCTTGGGCTGGGCCATCAACCGAAATAAAGGTATAGTTTTTAAATTTTAAATAGTACAACAACCAGCTCCAACGCATCGAATTACTTTCCCAACCGTGAACTAAAAGCACTTTTTTTGGGCCGTTTCGCCAAATGTAAATTTGATATTTTTGGTCGTCAATTTCAATAAATTCTTTATCAGCAAAAATATGTAACGGATTCAGCTCTTTTAAAGTAAGTTTACCTTCGCTTGGACGAGAAAAAAAACGGTAGGCAAGGGCCGAGGCCATTTTTGGACTAAAGAAATTAATGCTGTTAATTAAAAATCCTAACGATTTGGTTTTTAACTCGTAAAAAAAATTGCCATTCATAAAAATAGAAATGCTTCGGGTAAAATGCTACGTAAATTTAGTCAATTTATTTGTTTTAAACTTTAGTATTTAACATATATATAAGGCAGAATAAAATATTTTATGTAATTTTGCATTCAAATTAGCCTTGCTTAATTTTATTTAAAAAAAGATAAAATGATATTACCAATTATAGGATATGGAGATCCGGTTTTACGTAAAGTTGGAACTGACATAACTAAAGATTACCCTAATTTAAACGAATTGATTGCCAATAT
This genomic window from Flavobacterium agricola contains:
- a CDS encoding alpha/beta fold hydrolase; translation: MNGNFFYELKTKSLGFLINSINFFSPKMASALAYRFFSRPSEGKLTLKELNPLHIFADKEFIEIDDQKYQIYIWRNGPKKVLLVHGWESNSMRWSWLLYYLKFKNYTFISVDGPAQGLSSGDELNVIEYTKFLEQVIQKYQPEVIIGHSMGGAVTMYHQSIYASACVKKIIVMGAPSQFTSISAYYKRLIGMNDKAYHNFLRYIENRFNFEENTAQEINFIQNYAAKGLVIHDLNDEIVPFGNALKITEVWKNSKLYQTVGKGHALQDDGIFKVIEKFIWEEDELEKNVSLHHGRSEKKAQ
- a CDS encoding alpha-ketoglutarate-dependent dioxygenase AlkB family protein, with the protein product MPSLFDQNPTNHNILPYQGEAIYYGFAFSDAEATAYFNLLFNQIEWQNDQALIFGKLVTTKRKVAWYGTQAFSYTYSNIQKTALPFTADLLAIKAKVEQISGATYNSCLLNLYHDGSEGMAWHSDAEKQLQKNGAIASVSFGATRTFCFKHKTTKEKIDVILPSGSLLVMQGETQTHWLHRLPPTKKVIAPRINLTFRTIVETQKNDNIL
- a CDS encoding YceI family protein, whose product is MKKVFLVMALAVSSLVATAQNFTNDKAHSKLGFSVSHLTISDVEGQFNDFTVHLSSFENQNVLGSKFHVVAEINSINTGIEARDNHLKSADFFDAAKNPRLEFQSKSIKKVKGNNYKLVGDLTLHGVTKSVTLDLIYNGSVDNQGVITYGFTVKGKLNRNDFGVGAGFPTAVVGDEVTLVSNLEFATPKAK
- the rluF gene encoding 23S rRNA pseudouridine(2604) synthase RluF encodes the protein MEDQKKRLNKFLSESGFCSRREADRLIEEGRVTVNDIVPEMGTRVSDDDEIRVNGQLIKAKQDAFTYLAFYKPIGIECTTNTAVKNNIVDYINYHERIFPIGRLDKDSEGLILMTNDGDIVNKILRGSNNHEKEYLVTVNKPITERFIEGMRNGVPILDTVTKKCRVEQISKNIFRIFLTQGLNRQIRRMCEYFDYEVMHLKRIRVLNISLDIAVGEHRKLTAAEMKELNQIISSSDKHIPAEEGPQVAPAKRNFPREKQSEKQARAPRNERRNATSSSNQSDRELDRKPMAERPLRNERRNPRNK
- a CDS encoding leucyl aminopeptidase family protein, encoding MLQLTNTLTNNQNIVYLVQPNAAIENNVPTHIQSAFKSFVASDLNEDYVKIGTDFFFFVKENSDLEKLRVAGFNVRQKLDKNIASITLVGNGEQALALAEGIALSNYQFLKYFSDADEKEYMLETIYMLGNVTAEQINEMNQIIKAVFWGRDMVNEPSSYLSAVQLAKEIQEIGAEAHLNVEVLNKKAIQELKMGGLLAVNLGSIEPPTFTIVEYKPEKPINKKPIVLVGKGVVYDTGGLSLKPTAGSMDLMKSDMGGAACMAGTIYAAALNKLNVHIITLIPATDNRPGQNAYAPGDVIKMYDGTTVEVLNTDAEGRMILADAIAYANQFEPELIINAATLTGAALVAAGTRASCLMSNADANLTKQVLDAGQYVHERMIELPLWDDYKEQIKSSIADLKNIGGRDAGTITAGKFLEHFAKQPFMHIDIAGPAFTERLENYKGNGGTGTGIRTLYHFLKNLK